In Camelina sativa cultivar DH55 chromosome 16, Cs, whole genome shotgun sequence, a single window of DNA contains:
- the LOC104751852 gene encoding UBP1-associated proteins 1B-like, which yields MTKDREERKKEKKEKKEKKEKKERKEKKRREAEELAVKEKKISKKHKCKSKETEKPKKKSKRHEAEEEEQYPKKSKESKKKHKRSRSSDDSEEEPETHQIVDTTTVTVPVVTTNNESDSDFELDKEDIKQLLESYSKEELINLIYKTAEKGSKLISAVFESADRDSSQRNIFVRGLGWDTTHENLKAAFEVHGEVEECSVVMDKDTGRAKGFGFVLFKTRKGAREALRNPEKRMFNRTVVCCIAKPYNAGKTREPVESVKIDLTHTANQSEVALSGLDLAPGHVHGLDKGHQQQQQQQQQQQQNMPMYAGHNMPFYGHAQPPPGFNPMYGAMMGNQGAMMANQMVAGLPNYHMFGSGMMNQGLMVPPNHMGQYVVDGNVNGVGVAAGAGAGVGAGFDGERAWYLR from the coding sequence ATGACGAAAGACAGAGAAGAAcgtaagaaggagaagaaagagaagaaggaaaaaaaagagaagaaagagaggaaggagaagaagcgtCGCGAGGCTGAAGAGCTCGCcgtgaaagagaagaaaatctcGAAAAAGCATAAATGTAAATCCAAAGAGACAGAGAAACCcaagaagaaatcgaagagaCACGAAGCCGAAGAGGAGGAGCAATATCCTAAGAAATCGAAGGAGAgcaagaagaaacacaagagaTCGAGATCATCAGATGATTCCGAAGAAGAGCCAGAGACTCATCAAATCGTCGATACGACGACCGTTACGGTCCCGGTTGTTACAACAAACAACGAGTCGGATTCGGATTTTGAGTTGGATAAGGAAGACATCAAGCAACTTCTTGAGTCTTACTCTAAGGAAGAGCTTATTAACCTAATTTACAAAACCGCTGAGAAAGGTTCTAAATTGATCTCAGCAGTGTTTGAGTCGGCGGATAGAGATAGCTCTCAGCGTAACATATTCGTGCGTGGTCTTGGATGGGACACGACACATGAGAATCTCAAGGCGGCTTTTGAGGTTCACGGGGAGGTAGAGGAGTGTTCTGTGGTTATGGATAAGGATACGGGGAGAGCTAAAGGGTTTGGCTTTGTGTTGTTTAAGACGCGTAAAGGAGCTAGAGAGGCGTTGAGGAATCCGGAGAAGAGAATGTTTAATCGAACTGTGGTTTGTTGTATAGCTAAGCCGTATAATGCTGGGAAGACGCGAGAACCAGTTGAATCTGTGAAGATTGATTTAACTCATACGGCTAATCAGAGTGAAGTGGCTTTGTCTGGGCTTGATTTGGCTCCGGGACATGTACATGGACTTGATAAGGggcatcagcagcagcagcagcagcagcagcagcagcagcagaataTGCCAATGTATGCTGGACACAACATGCCCTTTTACGGACATGCTCAGCCTCCTCCTGGTTTTAATCCCATGTATGGTGCAATGATGGGTAATCAAGGTGCCATGATGGCTAATCAGATGGTTGCTGGTTTACCCAACTATCATATGTTTGGCTCGGGTATGATGAACCAGGGACTTATGGTGCCACCAAACCATATGGGGCAATATGTTGTTGATGGTAACGTTAATGGTGTTGGTGTTGCTGCTGGTGCTGGTGCTGGTGTCGGTGCTGGTTTTGATGGTGAACGTGCTTGGTATCTGAGATAA